CGGCTGATCTCGGCGGCGTCCTCCACCGTGGTCGCGAGCGGCTTCTCGCACAGCACATGGACGCCGGCCCTGGCGCACAACCTCACGAGCGCGAGATGCAATGCGGCGGGCGCGAGGACGCAGGCGATATCCAGCCGCGTTTGGCGCAGCATCTCTTCGGCATCGGCATAGACGGGAACGGGGAGGGCCGCCGCCGCGAGGGCGCGCCGCTCCGGATCGGGCTCCGCGATGGCGACGATCTCCGTCAGGACGGATTTCGCATAGGCTTCGCAGTGGAGCCGGCCGACGCCGCCATAGCCGATGATCCCCACGCGCCTGCGTCTGGCTGAAACCACGTCCCGCCTGTATAGATATGTGATCTGTGATCTCACATATCACGTCGGCAAGTGCCGTTCAACGCGGACGGCATGCGCCGGAAAGAAGCAGGTTCAGGCGCGGCGGGTCGCAGCGCGGCGGGGCGCGGCCGGCTCGGTCGCTTCCGCCTCCATCCGGCGCAGCAGGTTGTTGCGCGCTTCGGTGAGGTCCATGACGACGGCGGCGCGGGTCGCCGCGCCGTCGCGGCGCACCAGCGCCTTGATCGCGGCCTGGTGATGGTCGAACGCGGCAAGCTGCCTGTTGATCATCGGCCCGATCTGGAGCCACAGCGACTCGATCAGCTCCGTGAGCTGCGGCATCCGTGCCAGCCCGTAGATCTTGAAGTGGAACCGCCAGTTCTGGTCGACATATTTGCGCACATTGCCGGTGCGCTGCGCGGCTTCCATGGCCTCTTCGAATGCCCGCAATTCCGCGATGTCGCCATCGGTGATGGCCTTCGCAGCTTCCTCCGCGGCGAGCCCCTCGAGCGTGATGCGGATCTTGTAGATCTCCTCGACCTGTTCGCGGGTCAGCTTCGGGACGGCGATGGTTCGATTGGGCCGGGCCTCGAGCGCGCGTTCGGTGATCAGGCGCCTCACGGCGTCCCGCACCGGCATGGGACTGGTGCCCAAGGCCTTCGCCAGGCTGCGGTAGGACAGCACATGCCCGGGCAGCATCGTGCCCGTCATCAGGGCATTGCGCAGCTCGTCATAAGCGCGGCCTTGCAAGGTGTCATGTTCAAGCGTTGCAAGCTTGATCTCGGCGGCGCGCCTAGGCATTCGGTCTCCGGAACCTTCGACGAGGCCTGCGGCGCTGGGAGTTGCCGAGTCGCCCGAAGGTAAGTTTATGAGATCAAAGATATATCCGCAATGATGATCGGTGCGATCGTCGACGATCGCCAAACTCGCTGCGACGCCTGATAGCATGGCGCAATGGCGCGCCGCCGCCACGATTGGAGCCGGTTCGGTGCCGGA
The nucleotide sequence above comes from Rhizomicrobium sp.. Encoded proteins:
- a CDS encoding GntR family transcriptional regulator, which codes for MPRRAAEIKLATLEHDTLQGRAYDELRNALMTGTMLPGHVLSYRSLAKALGTSPMPVRDAVRRLITERALEARPNRTIAVPKLTREQVEEIYKIRITLEGLAAEEAAKAITDGDIAELRAFEEAMEAAQRTGNVRKYVDQNWRFHFKIYGLARMPQLTELIESLWLQIGPMINRQLAAFDHHQAAIKALVRRDGAATRAAVVMDLTEARNNLLRRMEAEATEPAAPRRAATRRA